One window of Paenibacillus sp. FSL K6-3182 genomic DNA carries:
- a CDS encoding GerMN domain-containing protein, whose protein sequence is MKTFKARGLLAVIILSAALAGCGVQDKQGNQPGSTVSPTISPSPSPEPTPVLNELDAIIYLTDAELTETVEHPVKLTYETDIDLVKAAIAELQKDADENKLSLWKRIEVKSVQLSDGLVTLDIHLPDEARLGAPGETFVIQTLQKTLFQFDAVKSIDLLVDGQKVETLMGHVELEYPMNKQ, encoded by the coding sequence ATGAAAACTTTCAAAGCACGCGGGCTGCTTGCTGTCATTATATTATCCGCTGCGCTTGCAGGATGCGGAGTTCAGGATAAGCAGGGAAATCAACCAGGCAGCACGGTATCGCCTACAATTTCACCATCGCCTTCACCTGAGCCAACTCCCGTATTAAACGAACTAGATGCTATTATTTATTTAACCGATGCTGAGCTAACTGAAACAGTAGAGCATCCAGTCAAGCTAACCTATGAAACGGATATTGATCTGGTCAAAGCAGCAATTGCTGAACTGCAAAAAGATGCTGACGAGAATAAATTATCTTTATGGAAACGAATTGAGGTTAAATCCGTACAACTATCAGACGGGCTTGTTACACTGGATATTCATTTGCCTGATGAAGCGCGGCTTGGCGCGCCAGGCGAGACGTTTGTCATTCAGACGCTTCAAAAAACATTGTTTCAATTCGATGCTGTAAAATCAATCGATCTGCTTGTCGATGGACAAAAGGTTGAAACGCTAATGGGTCATGTCGAGCTCGAATATCCAATGAACAAGCAATAA
- a CDS encoding N-acetylmuramoyl-L-alanine amidase, translating into MSIFFTMFSAVGQAAEVVPKLFLNGQQLKSDVNPQIINNATVVPVRTVSEGLGYLIDWDNTTKTATVTHANNVIKLKLNDNMAVVNDKKVKMDTSVSIIKGYTLVPLRFIGEQFGLDFEWKAVEKEVHMYEQNKEPTDPTEPIDPDPNLPVEAAGQITDIYYSGGSSMTLNYEGTVKANKPMLLENPKRIVFDFPNANYSSNLSSQFLNGQVEVNVTDSTYLQGYRYSLFSNTPATARLVILIGDNTGYVMTEEAGKIQFSLMSAADVPGTPPITDPVTPPSSKVYNVVLDAGHGGSDPGAASVLKKPEKEFTLSIALKMKALLDKESKIKVHLTRTGDTYPTLDDRVKFAESIKADLFMSIHANSGVSSATGTETYYYRDNSKAFASVIHKHLIAATGLKDRGVKKEAYKVIKQTTMPAVLIEAGFLSNANDAKLLFDDAAQNKIAAELVAGIKEYLNVK; encoded by the coding sequence ATGTCGATTTTTTTCACGATGTTCTCCGCAGTAGGACAAGCTGCAGAGGTCGTACCCAAGCTTTTCTTGAATGGTCAGCAATTGAAATCTGATGTTAATCCGCAAATTATTAATAATGCAACCGTTGTACCTGTGCGGACGGTATCAGAAGGATTAGGCTACCTGATTGATTGGGATAACACGACCAAAACAGCGACAGTAACACATGCCAATAATGTCATAAAGCTAAAGCTGAATGACAATATGGCAGTAGTCAATGACAAAAAGGTTAAAATGGACACGTCAGTTTCTATCATTAAAGGCTACACTTTAGTTCCACTTCGCTTTATTGGTGAACAGTTTGGATTGGATTTTGAATGGAAAGCTGTTGAGAAAGAAGTACATATGTACGAGCAGAACAAAGAACCAACAGATCCGACAGAACCAATTGATCCAGACCCGAATCTTCCTGTGGAAGCAGCAGGCCAGATAACAGACATTTATTACTCTGGCGGAAGCAGCATGACCCTTAATTATGAAGGCACAGTTAAGGCCAACAAACCAATGCTGCTCGAGAATCCAAAGCGCATTGTGTTCGATTTTCCGAATGCTAACTATTCATCGAACCTATCTTCACAGTTTTTGAATGGACAAGTTGAGGTTAATGTAACAGACAGCACTTATTTGCAAGGTTATCGTTATTCCTTATTTTCGAACACGCCAGCTACCGCTCGCTTAGTCATTCTTATTGGCGATAATACCGGGTATGTGATGACTGAGGAAGCAGGAAAAATTCAGTTTAGCTTAATGTCTGCTGCAGACGTTCCTGGTACTCCGCCTATTACAGATCCAGTAACTCCTCCATCATCCAAAGTATACAACGTTGTTCTTGATGCGGGACATGGCGGCTCAGATCCGGGTGCAGCGAGTGTATTGAAGAAACCGGAGAAAGAATTTACGCTTAGTATCGCACTTAAGATGAAGGCGTTGCTTGACAAAGAAAGCAAAATTAAAGTTCATTTAACTAGAACGGGGGATACTTACCCGACTTTAGATGATCGCGTCAAGTTTGCAGAAAGCATAAAAGCTGATTTATTTATGTCTATTCATGCCAATAGTGGTGTCAGCTCTGCAACAGGAACTGAAACCTACTATTATCGTGATAACAGCAAAGCGTTTGCTAGTGTTATTCACAAGCATCTAATTGCAGCAACCGGTCTTAAAGACCGCGGTGTCAAGAAAGAAGCTTATAAAGTGATCAAACAAACAACGATGCCAGCCGTACTAATCGAAGCAGGCTTCCTATCCAACGCAAACGATGCAAAACTGTTATTTGATGATGCGGCACAAAACAAAATAGCTGCTGAACTGGTTGCAGGCATCAAAGAGTACTTAAATGTTAAATAG
- the leuD gene encoding 3-isopropylmalate dehydratase small subunit, protein MEPFKQLTGIVAPVDRVNVDTDAIIPKQFLKRIERSGFGQFLFFEWRFHENGEVNVDFEPNKPRYEGASVLVSRANFGCGSSREHAPWAILDYGYKVIIAPSYADIFYNNCFKNGILPIKLSEEQVEDLFKRTAKHDGYKLTVDLENKQLSDEYGLTIAFDLDEHRRQFLLQGLDDIGLTLQHEDKITAYEQKHIARLV, encoded by the coding sequence ATGGAACCGTTTAAACAACTTACAGGCATCGTAGCCCCGGTCGACCGGGTCAATGTCGACACTGATGCAATTATACCGAAACAATTTTTGAAGCGTATTGAGCGCAGCGGTTTTGGTCAATTTCTTTTCTTCGAATGGCGTTTTCACGAAAATGGTGAAGTGAACGTTGATTTCGAACCAAACAAGCCGCGTTACGAGGGCGCATCTGTACTCGTATCCCGCGCTAACTTTGGCTGCGGCTCATCACGTGAGCATGCTCCTTGGGCTATTCTTGATTATGGATACAAAGTTATTATCGCTCCGTCTTATGCGGATATTTTCTATAACAACTGTTTCAAAAACGGTATTTTGCCTATCAAGCTTAGCGAAGAGCAAGTGGAAGATCTATTTAAGCGTACAGCGAAGCATGACGGCTACAAGCTTACTGTTGATTTGGAAAACAAACAGCTTTCGGATGAATATGGTCTAACGATCGCATTTGATCTCGATGAGCACCGTCGTCAATTTTTGCTGCAAGGTCTTGACGATATCGGTTTGACTCTTCAACATGAAGACAAAATTACAGCTTATGAGCAAAAACATATTGCTCGTCTTGTGTAA
- the leuC gene encoding 3-isopropylmalate dehydratase large subunit gives MTKKTMFEKIWDNHVINQEEGKPSVIYIDLQLVHEVTSPQAFEGLRLSGRKVRRPDLTFATMDHNVPTKDRFNITDPISKQQIDTLTQNCKDFGVTLFDLDSIDQGVVHVMGPELGLTHPGKTIVCGDSHTSTHGAFGALAFGIGTSEVEHVMATQCLQQSKAKTLEVRFNGTRKPGVTAKDLILGVIAQYGTDFATGYVIEFTGEAITSLTMEERMTVCNMSIEAGARAGLIAPDETTFNYLRGRQYAPANYEEAVEAWKQLTTDEGAEYDTVVHFDVDALIPQVTWGTSPGMGTNITAKVPFPADLPTENERKAAEAALEYMDLKPGTPMNEIAIDYVFIGSCTNGRIEDLRAAAEIARGYKVSDRVTAIVVPGSGRVKIQAEKEGLDKIFTEAGFEWRDAGCSMCLAMNPDVLKPGERCASTSNRNFEGRQGRGGRTHLVSPAMAVAAAVKGHFTDVRDWEIKSVV, from the coding sequence ATGACGAAAAAGACAATGTTTGAAAAGATCTGGGATAATCACGTCATTAATCAAGAAGAAGGCAAGCCAAGCGTCATTTATATCGATTTGCAGCTTGTACACGAAGTAACATCTCCGCAAGCGTTTGAAGGCTTGCGTCTATCAGGCCGCAAAGTGCGTCGTCCTGATCTTACTTTCGCAACGATGGATCACAACGTACCAACGAAAGATCGCTTCAACATTACAGATCCAATTTCCAAACAACAAATTGACACGCTTACACAAAACTGTAAAGACTTCGGCGTAACGTTGTTTGATCTTGACAGCATTGACCAAGGTGTTGTTCACGTAATGGGTCCTGAGCTGGGTCTAACGCATCCAGGTAAAACAATCGTTTGTGGAGACAGCCACACATCTACTCACGGTGCTTTCGGCGCATTGGCGTTCGGCATTGGTACAAGTGAGGTTGAGCACGTTATGGCTACTCAATGCTTGCAGCAATCGAAAGCAAAAACGCTTGAGGTTCGCTTTAACGGCACTCGCAAGCCAGGCGTAACAGCAAAGGATTTGATTCTTGGCGTTATTGCTCAGTACGGAACAGATTTCGCAACTGGTTATGTTATTGAGTTTACTGGCGAAGCCATCACAAGCTTGACTATGGAAGAGCGGATGACAGTTTGTAATATGTCAATCGAAGCAGGCGCACGCGCTGGTCTCATCGCTCCAGATGAAACAACATTCAACTATCTTCGCGGCCGTCAATATGCGCCAGCTAACTACGAGGAAGCAGTTGAAGCTTGGAAACAACTTACTACGGATGAAGGTGCAGAGTATGACACAGTCGTTCACTTCGACGTTGACGCTCTAATCCCGCAAGTGACTTGGGGAACTAGCCCAGGCATGGGTACCAACATTACAGCTAAAGTTCCTTTTCCTGCTGATCTTCCAACGGAGAACGAGCGTAAAGCTGCTGAAGCAGCACTTGAATATATGGATCTTAAGCCTGGAACACCTATGAACGAAATCGCAATTGATTATGTATTCATCGGTTCATGTACAAATGGCCGTATCGAAGATTTGCGCGCTGCTGCTGAAATCGCTAGAGGCTACAAAGTTAGCGATCGTGTAACGGCTATCGTCGTACCAGGTTCAGGCCGCGTAAAAATTCAAGCCGAAAAAGAAGGCTTGGACAAAATTTTCACAGAAGCGGGCTTTGAATGGCGTGATGCTGGCTGCTCGATGTGTCTTGCAATGAACCCTGACGTATTGAAACCGGGCGAGCGTTGTGCATCAACATCTAACCGTAACTTCGAGGGACGTCAAGGCCGCGGCGGACGCACGCATCTTGTATCGCCTGCGATGGCAGTTGCAGCAGCAGTAAAAGGTCATTTCACTGATGTACGCGATTGGGAAATTAAATCCGTAGTGTAG
- a CDS encoding LysR family transcriptional regulator — MELRQLNYVIQIASEKNFSRAAEKLHIAQPSLSQQLSKLEQEIGVLLFRRTTNSVELTQAGQVFVHKSQAILDAVEQLKQEMDDMAQMRRGRLVVGTLPLTGSHILPLVLPVFGEQYPQIEVVLVEETTAKLEQLTASGGTDLSLLSLPLIDNSLAWEPFLEEEICLAVPPQHPLALREGSISISELDKEPFIGLKRGQGFRQITVELCEQSGFTPQIVFESSNMETIQSLVAGGMGIAFVPQMLTRVKGSDFMPVYLPLSSKPTRTLVVASRKGRYLSKAAEAFIRTLNMTISSYR, encoded by the coding sequence ATGGAATTGAGACAATTAAATTATGTTATTCAAATCGCCTCAGAGAAAAACTTCTCAAGAGCAGCGGAAAAGCTTCATATCGCTCAGCCCTCGCTAAGTCAGCAGCTCTCCAAGCTTGAGCAAGAAATCGGCGTACTTCTATTCCGGCGAACAACAAATTCTGTAGAACTAACGCAAGCTGGACAAGTATTCGTTCATAAATCACAAGCAATTCTTGACGCTGTTGAGCAGTTAAAGCAGGAAATGGACGATATGGCGCAAATGCGGCGCGGACGACTTGTTGTCGGTACATTGCCGCTAACTGGCTCACATATACTGCCGCTTGTTTTGCCGGTATTCGGTGAACAATATCCGCAGATTGAAGTCGTTCTAGTTGAAGAAACAACTGCAAAGCTTGAGCAGCTTACTGCGAGCGGCGGTACCGATTTAAGTCTGCTCTCGCTGCCGCTCATTGACAACTCTCTCGCATGGGAACCATTCTTGGAGGAAGAAATCTGCTTAGCCGTCCCTCCACAGCACCCTCTTGCACTAAGAGAAGGCTCAATCTCGATTTCCGAACTAGATAAAGAGCCGTTTATTGGACTTAAGCGCGGACAAGGCTTTCGGCAAATTACAGTTGAACTGTGTGAGCAATCAGGTTTCACTCCGCAAATCGTATTCGAGAGCAGCAATATGGAAACCATTCAATCCTTAGTGGCAGGCGGAATGGGAATAGCCTTTGTCCCGCAAATGCTGACGCGAGTCAAAGGCTCTGATTTTATGCCTGTTTACCTTCCCTTGTCGTCCAAGCCTACAAGAACTTTAGTCGTGGCGAGCCGCAAAGGCAGATATTTATCCAAAGCTGCTGAAGCATTTATCCGTACACTCAATATGACTATTAGCAGTTATCGGTAA
- a CDS encoding carbon-nitrogen family hydrolase has protein sequence MSKPLRLALLQMHIEAGNPEANFTKLASMLEEAVSQTNKPDVIMFPEMWNTGYALTEIKTIADREGERTRAFLSDFSKKHNVHIIGGSIAELKEDKVLNTMYAFDRSGNVVSDYSKIHLFRLMDEEKYLAAGDKLGKLEIEGTKAGMMICYDIRFPELARKLALDGAKLLFVPAEWPHPRLHHWRTLLTARAIENQMFVIACNRMGSSGDTNFFGHSLVLDPWGETIAEAGEEETIIYADIDLDLVDAVRTKIPVFEDRRPSIYEA, from the coding sequence ATGAGTAAACCATTGCGGCTCGCATTGCTGCAAATGCATATAGAAGCAGGAAATCCAGAAGCTAACTTCACTAAGCTGGCGAGCATGCTTGAAGAAGCGGTGAGCCAAACGAATAAACCGGATGTCATTATGTTTCCGGAAATGTGGAACACAGGTTACGCTTTAACTGAAATAAAAACGATTGCAGATCGTGAAGGCGAACGCACTCGTGCTTTTTTATCTGATTTCAGCAAGAAGCACAACGTTCATATTATTGGAGGATCAATCGCGGAACTAAAGGAAGATAAAGTGCTGAATACGATGTATGCCTTCGATCGCTCGGGCAATGTTGTATCCGATTATTCAAAAATTCATTTATTCCGTCTTATGGATGAAGAAAAATATTTGGCTGCAGGAGATAAGCTTGGCAAGCTTGAGATAGAAGGGACAAAAGCAGGTATGATGATTTGTTATGACATCCGCTTCCCTGAGCTAGCTCGCAAGCTTGCGCTGGATGGAGCCAAATTGCTATTCGTTCCAGCAGAATGGCCGCATCCAAGACTTCATCATTGGCGTACTTTGCTTACTGCACGTGCAATTGAAAACCAAATGTTCGTGATCGCGTGCAACCGTATGGGCTCGAGCGGTGACACTAATTTCTTTGGTCACTCGCTCGTGCTTGATCCTTGGGGAGAGACGATAGCGGAAGCTGGCGAAGAGGAAACGATTATATACGCAGACATCGATTTGGATTTAGTTGATGCTGTACGTACAAAAATTCCTGTTTTTGAAGATCGCAGACCTTCTATTTATGAAGCTTAA
- a CDS encoding pyridoxal phosphate-dependent aminotransferase encodes METQIGQHLIQPAERMNVLPTQFFAKLVAKANAQTAKGRDVINLGQGNPDQPTPPHIVAKLQEAAANPLYHKYPPFSGYPFLKEAVAKRYKEDYNVDIDPTTEVAILFGGKTGLVEISQCLLNPGDVCLVPDPGYPDYWSGVALAGAEMSFMPLTEQNSYLPDYNAISPEIAERAKLMFMNYPNNPTGAVANAAFYAQTVEYAKKHGIVVASDFAYGAIGFDDNQPISFLQTPGAKEVGVEFYTLSKTYNMAGWRVGFAIGNAQIVKLINLIQDHYYCSLFGGIQEAAALALTGPQQCVAELTAMYESRRNALFTALDQIGWKAARPGGSFFCWLPVPEGYTSESFADLLLYEADVVVAPGVGFGTHGEGFVRLGLLTSEERLQEAIERIGKLNLF; translated from the coding sequence ATGGAAACACAAATCGGTCAACACCTTATTCAACCTGCGGAACGGATGAATGTACTTCCGACGCAATTTTTTGCCAAGCTGGTCGCCAAAGCAAATGCTCAAACGGCCAAAGGACGCGATGTCATCAATTTGGGACAAGGCAATCCGGATCAACCGACTCCTCCCCATATTGTTGCGAAGCTACAGGAAGCTGCAGCTAATCCTTTGTACCATAAATATCCACCCTTTAGCGGCTACCCTTTTCTAAAGGAAGCTGTGGCGAAGCGGTACAAAGAGGATTATAACGTAGATATAGATCCCACTACTGAAGTCGCAATCCTCTTTGGAGGAAAAACTGGCCTTGTCGAAATTAGCCAATGCCTGCTTAATCCCGGCGATGTCTGTCTCGTGCCGGACCCTGGTTATCCTGACTATTGGTCTGGGGTGGCGCTTGCAGGTGCCGAGATGTCATTTATGCCGTTAACAGAACAAAACAGCTATTTGCCGGATTATAATGCCATTAGTCCAGAAATAGCCGAGCGTGCAAAGCTAATGTTCATGAATTATCCGAACAATCCAACAGGTGCTGTTGCTAATGCGGCATTTTATGCACAAACGGTGGAATACGCAAAAAAGCACGGTATCGTTGTTGCAAGTGATTTCGCTTATGGCGCAATTGGCTTCGATGATAATCAACCGATCAGCTTCTTGCAGACGCCAGGCGCCAAAGAAGTAGGCGTTGAGTTTTATACGCTGTCCAAAACCTATAACATGGCTGGCTGGCGTGTTGGCTTTGCGATCGGAAATGCTCAAATCGTCAAGCTAATCAATTTAATCCAAGATCATTATTATTGCAGCCTATTCGGTGGCATTCAGGAAGCAGCCGCACTTGCACTGACGGGGCCACAGCAATGTGTCGCCGAACTTACAGCAATGTACGAAAGCCGTCGCAATGCCCTGTTTACAGCCCTTGACCAAATTGGTTGGAAAGCCGCTCGACCAGGAGGATCTTTTTTCTGCTGGCTGCCTGTACCTGAAGGCTATACATCAGAATCGTTTGCGGACCTTCTGCTTTATGAGGCTGATGTTGTTGTTGCTCCCGGCGTAGGGTTTGGTACCCATGGTGAAGGCTTTGTTCGGCTTGGTCTTCTTACAAGTGAAGAACGCCTGCAAGAAGCGATTGAACGGATTGGAAAACTAAATTTATTTTAG
- the proB gene encoding glutamate 5-kinase, whose protein sequence is MTERIVVKIGSSSLTSEEGGLNRERIQYFASELASLHKKGNGVMLVTSGAVAAGFRQIGYAAKPKIVHEKQAAAAVGQALLMQAYQEAFNGYGIVAAQILLTRADFSNRRRIQNALMTIEELLRLGIIPIINENDTVATDELVPKFGDNDSLSALVAAMTKASQLIIITDMDGLYTEDPRKNPQAVKIERVDQISEDIMKLAGGAGSSVGTGGMRSKIEAARIAMRGGVHAFIGKVQQEGDLKLAVEGNGRGTYFDTKLNSLPMKKQWLGFHSMPLGKVFVDEGAVQALLEGGKSLLPAGVKEIQGDFHSGDVVEVIDPQGQTIGRGVVNYAAWQIQAVAGLTTEEVKRRVDVSRIEFIHRDEWITLK, encoded by the coding sequence ATGACGGAACGTATAGTCGTAAAGATTGGCAGCAGCTCGCTTACCTCGGAAGAAGGCGGTCTAAACCGCGAGCGTATTCAATATTTCGCATCAGAGCTCGCTTCCTTGCATAAAAAAGGAAATGGCGTGATGCTCGTAACTTCAGGTGCTGTTGCAGCTGGCTTTCGTCAAATCGGTTATGCTGCAAAGCCAAAAATCGTTCATGAAAAACAAGCAGCCGCTGCTGTAGGGCAAGCGCTGCTTATGCAAGCCTATCAAGAAGCCTTCAACGGTTATGGCATAGTAGCTGCACAAATTTTGCTTACGCGTGCGGATTTCTCCAATCGCCGCCGTATTCAAAATGCACTTATGACAATCGAAGAGCTTCTGCGGCTTGGCATCATACCGATTATTAACGAAAACGATACGGTGGCAACCGACGAGCTTGTTCCTAAATTCGGAGATAACGACAGCTTATCAGCGCTTGTCGCTGCGATGACGAAAGCTTCACAGCTGATCATCATTACCGATATGGACGGCTTATACACAGAGGACCCTCGTAAAAATCCGCAAGCGGTCAAGATCGAGCGCGTCGATCAAATATCTGAAGATATTATGAAGCTCGCAGGCGGAGCTGGCTCTTCCGTCGGAACAGGCGGCATGCGTTCCAAAATCGAAGCAGCACGCATCGCCATGCGCGGCGGCGTACATGCTTTTATCGGTAAGGTGCAGCAAGAAGGCGATCTGAAGCTAGCTGTGGAAGGCAATGGCCGCGGTACATATTTTGATACGAAGCTGAACAGCCTTCCGATGAAGAAGCAATGGCTTGGCTTTCACTCTATGCCGCTAGGCAAGGTTTTTGTAGATGAAGGCGCTGTTCAAGCCTTGCTGGAAGGCGGCAAAAGCCTCCTCCCTGCCGGCGTAAAAGAAATTCAAGGCGATTTCCATTCCGGAGATGTCGTCGAAGTCATTGATCCACAAGGCCAAACCATTGGCAGAGGCGTTGTCAATTATGCAGCATGGCAAATTCAAGCTGTGGCTGGCCTTACTACTGAAGAAGTTAAACGTAGAGTCGATGTATCCCGTATCGAATTTATTCATCGAGACGAATGGATTACATTAAAATAA
- a CDS encoding glutamate-5-semialdehyde dehydrogenase — protein sequence MISEVRTKATLAQDATAIMNRLSTEQKNTALSRMADALIAETNAIITANELDLQRGREQGTSPSMLDRLALNKDRVASIAEGLRQIVELPDPVGELLEHFDRPNGLKVNKIRVPIGVIGMIYEARPNVTVDAAGLCLKTGNCVVLRGGSAAIESNRKIVEVLKNALSDTAMPADAIQLIEDSDRASVNEMLKLNGLLDVVIPRGGASLIRNVVENATVPVIETGAGICHTFIDASADYTMAVEIAFNAKVQRPSVCNSMETLLVHEAFAEQHLAALADRFVQAGVELRGCERTASLLTGIKPATDEDYSTEYNDYIMNIRVVSDLDAALAHIRRFSTKHSECIVTENSENAERFIQDVDAAAVYHNASTRFTDGFEFGFGAEIGISTQKLHARGPMGLPALTSTKYLVYGTGQIRG from the coding sequence ATGATCAGTGAAGTGAGAACAAAAGCAACTTTAGCTCAAGATGCAACTGCCATTATGAATCGTTTGTCCACAGAACAAAAAAATACTGCTCTATCTCGTATGGCTGATGCATTAATCGCCGAGACTAACGCAATTATTACTGCGAATGAGCTTGACCTGCAACGAGGTCGCGAGCAAGGCACAAGCCCTTCCATGCTCGATCGCCTTGCCTTAAATAAAGATCGTGTAGCATCCATTGCTGAGGGACTTAGACAAATTGTTGAGCTTCCGGACCCTGTTGGTGAGCTGCTTGAGCATTTCGATCGTCCTAACGGACTAAAAGTAAATAAGATCAGAGTTCCAATCGGCGTCATTGGCATGATCTATGAAGCTCGTCCCAATGTTACTGTCGATGCGGCTGGATTATGTTTAAAAACTGGCAACTGCGTCGTGCTTCGTGGCGGATCAGCTGCTATCGAGTCAAATCGTAAAATCGTAGAGGTATTAAAAAATGCTCTTTCAGATACGGCAATGCCAGCTGATGCCATTCAGTTAATAGAGGATTCAGATCGTGCCTCGGTTAACGAAATGCTGAAGCTTAATGGCTTGCTTGATGTTGTCATTCCTCGTGGAGGCGCATCGCTAATTAGAAATGTCGTAGAAAATGCAACTGTACCGGTCATCGAAACAGGAGCTGGTATTTGCCATACCTTCATAGATGCCAGCGCTGACTATACGATGGCTGTCGAGATTGCCTTTAACGCCAAAGTACAACGGCCATCGGTTTGCAATTCCATGGAAACCTTGCTCGTTCACGAAGCTTTTGCAGAACAGCATTTGGCTGCACTTGCTGATCGTTTTGTTCAAGCAGGCGTTGAGCTCCGCGGCTGCGAAAGAACAGCTTCCCTTCTCACAGGCATCAAACCAGCAACAGATGAGGACTATAGTACAGAATACAATGATTATATTATGAATATCCGCGTCGTTTCTGATCTTGACGCCGCGCTTGCACATATCCGCCGTTTCAGTACAAAACATTCCGAATGTATTGTGACTGAAAACTCTGAGAACGCTGAGCGATTTATTCAAGATGTAGATGCGGCTGCCGTTTATCATAACGCCTCTACTCGCTTTACCGACGGATTTGAATTCGGGTTCGGAGCTGAAATCGGCATTAGTACACAAAAGCTTCATGCACGCGGTCCAATGGGTTTGCCTGCATTGACGTCTACTAAATATCTTGTTTATGGAACTGGACAAATACGGGGCTAA
- the proC gene encoding pyrroline-5-carboxylate reductase, giving the protein MTQLTQTAIASQQICFYGAGSMAEAIARGLINKNLIAPNQISMLNRQNKDRLSELNELYGIQTIVQGSSNEAYLKEADIIFLAMKPKDAAEAIASIKPFISSKQLIISVIAGLSIKAIEQLLGGQASVVRAMPNTSSTIGLGATGISYSDIVTTSQKALTEAIFSSVGINAIVDESLQQAVTGVSGSGPAYVYYFMESMIDTAIQLGFSETAAKELVVQTVLGAAEMVRHTGEEPAELRRKVTSPNGTTQAALELMAENHFSETIKKAIHRSAERAGELGEAIERSINE; this is encoded by the coding sequence ATGACACAGCTTACACAAACTGCAATTGCCAGTCAGCAAATTTGCTTCTATGGTGCTGGATCGATGGCGGAAGCCATTGCGCGAGGTCTAATTAACAAAAACCTCATTGCACCTAATCAGATTTCAATGCTCAATCGACAAAATAAAGATCGGCTCTCTGAACTAAATGAGCTATACGGTATACAAACCATCGTGCAAGGCTCCTCTAATGAAGCTTATTTAAAAGAGGCAGACATTATTTTTCTAGCCATGAAACCTAAGGATGCTGCTGAAGCGATCGCATCCATTAAGCCGTTCATTTCTTCTAAACAGCTTATTATATCGGTCATTGCCGGGTTATCGATCAAAGCAATCGAGCAGCTGCTTGGTGGTCAGGCGTCTGTCGTACGTGCTATGCCGAACACATCCAGCACAATTGGGCTTGGAGCAACTGGAATTAGTTATTCAGATATTGTGACCACTTCGCAAAAAGCACTTACAGAAGCGATTTTCAGCTCTGTTGGCATAAATGCAATCGTAGACGAATCACTTCAGCAAGCAGTCACAGGCGTATCAGGCAGCGGACCAGCTTATGTCTATTACTTTATGGAGTCGATGATCGATACCGCAATCCAACTAGGCTTTTCGGAGACAGCAGCAAAGGAGCTTGTCGTTCAAACGGTTCTTGGTGCAGCGGAAATGGTTCGTCATACTGGCGAAGAGCCAGCAGAGCTTCGGCGCAAGGTCACATCGCCAAATGGGACGACGCAGGCAGCTCTTGAGCTGATGGCCGAAAATCATTTTTCAGAAACAATCAAGAAAGCTATCCATCGCTCAGCAGAACGTGCAGGCGAGCTTGGAGAAGCTATCGAGAGGAGCATTAACGAATGA